One region of Streptomyces rishiriensis genomic DNA includes:
- a CDS encoding FMN-binding glutamate synthase family protein, which translates to MRRYLPLLLVCLLAAAATAASSARSPWWWIAAGPLLASACLGGWDLLQRRRSVLRNHPLVGRLRYPSEPVRVRPASGGAREPFGGDRDVDEYLVPSLRPVEPAEEPPRVRVGGPDCSQPYDMALLNVSAMSFGALSSRAVLALNRGAALGRFAQDTGEGGLSEHHLRGGGDLVWEIGTGYFGCRDADGGFDAREFADKAALPEVRCVSLKLSQGAAPGSGGTLPGVKVSAEIARERKVPVGETVMSPPCHRVFSTARELVLFLARLRELAGGKPTGFKLCVGSRREFLAVCAAMVAEGLTPDFVVVDGSEGGTGAGPAGFAGHLGMPLTEGLITVHNALLGVGLRDRVRIGASGRIATGSDIVTRLAQGADYTNAARAMMRAVGCVGALRCHTGTCPSGVATQDPLRVRALNVADQARRVRRYQWETVRDAVRIMAAMGVREPAELTPGHLVRRTRPGACRSYAELYEWLAPGELLAGPPQTWEADWKAADPDGFG; encoded by the coding sequence GTGCGCCGGTACCTGCCGCTGCTGCTCGTCTGTCTCCTCGCGGCCGCGGCGACGGCAGCCTCGTCCGCCCGGTCCCCCTGGTGGTGGATCGCGGCCGGTCCGCTGCTGGCGTCGGCCTGTCTGGGCGGCTGGGACCTGCTCCAGCGCCGCCGCTCCGTACTGCGCAACCACCCGCTGGTCGGACGGCTGCGGTATCCGTCGGAGCCGGTACGCGTGCGTCCGGCGAGCGGCGGCGCGCGGGAGCCGTTCGGCGGCGACCGGGACGTGGACGAGTATCTGGTGCCCTCGCTGCGTCCGGTCGAGCCGGCCGAGGAACCTCCGAGGGTGCGGGTGGGCGGGCCGGACTGCTCCCAGCCCTACGACATGGCGCTGCTGAACGTGTCCGCGATGAGCTTCGGCGCGTTGTCGTCACGCGCGGTCCTCGCCCTCAACAGAGGTGCGGCGCTGGGTCGTTTCGCGCAGGACACCGGGGAGGGCGGGCTGTCGGAGCACCATCTGCGCGGCGGCGGCGACCTGGTCTGGGAGATCGGGACGGGGTACTTCGGCTGCCGCGACGCCGACGGCGGTTTCGACGCGCGGGAGTTCGCGGACAAGGCGGCGCTGCCCGAGGTGAGGTGCGTGTCGCTGAAGTTGTCCCAGGGGGCCGCGCCGGGCAGCGGCGGGACGCTGCCCGGGGTGAAGGTGAGCGCCGAGATCGCGCGGGAACGGAAGGTCCCGGTGGGCGAGACGGTGATGTCGCCGCCCTGCCACCGGGTGTTCTCGACGGCACGTGAACTGGTGCTGTTCCTGGCCCGGCTGCGTGAGCTGGCGGGCGGCAAACCGACCGGGTTCAAGCTGTGCGTGGGCTCGCGGCGTGAGTTCCTCGCGGTGTGCGCGGCGATGGTGGCGGAGGGCCTGACGCCCGACTTCGTGGTGGTGGACGGATCGGAGGGCGGGACGGGCGCCGGGCCCGCGGGGTTCGCCGGGCATCTCGGCATGCCCCTCACCGAGGGTTTGATCACCGTGCACAACGCCCTGCTCGGCGTCGGGCTCCGGGACCGGGTGCGGATCGGGGCGAGCGGGCGGATCGCCACCGGCTCGGACATCGTCACCCGTCTCGCGCAGGGCGCCGACTACACCAACGCGGCCCGGGCGATGATGCGCGCCGTCGGCTGTGTCGGCGCGCTGCGGTGTCACACCGGAACCTGCCCGTCCGGCGTCGCGACCCAGGATCCGCTGCGGGTCCGTGCCCTGAACGTGGCCGACCAGGCCCGGCGGGTCCGGCGCTACCAGTGGGAGACGGTCCGCGACGCCGTCCGGATCATGGCGGCGATGGGCGTCCGCGAGCCTGCCGAGCTCACCCCCGGCCATCTGGTCCGGCGGACCCGGCCCGGCGCCTGCCGCTCGTACGCGGAGCTGTACGAGTGGCTGGCGCCGGGAGAACTGCTCGCCGGACCACCGCAGACCTGGGAGGCGGACTGGAAGGCCGCGGACCCGGACGGCTTCGGATAG
- a CDS encoding alpha/beta fold hydrolase, translating to MPQLEVDGAALRYDDEGPRDGDGVPLVFVHGWTANRHRWDHQMAHFAERRRVIRFDLRGHGESSGAGVKTVAELAADLLALLDHLEIDRFVPVGHSMGGMISQTVALSHPERVERMVLVNSIGRMTYSRGRGLLMGVSTLVPFKLFVAANIQRAFAPGYPRDEIRAYIKSSADTPREVVMTLYGAMRAFDVLDRAGEIQAPTLMIHGYHDVQLPVRQMLRMAKACPDATVRILDAGHELPVEKPAELTAAIDAFVSVGPASPARPSPRARLS from the coding sequence ATGCCGCAGCTCGAAGTCGACGGCGCAGCACTGAGGTACGACGACGAGGGCCCGCGCGACGGCGACGGGGTACCCCTGGTGTTCGTGCACGGCTGGACGGCGAACCGGCACCGCTGGGACCACCAGATGGCGCACTTCGCCGAGCGGCGCCGGGTGATCCGGTTCGATCTGCGCGGCCACGGCGAGAGCAGCGGCGCGGGCGTCAAGACGGTCGCCGAGCTGGCCGCGGACCTCCTGGCCCTGCTCGACCACCTGGAGATCGATCGGTTCGTGCCGGTCGGCCACTCGATGGGCGGGATGATCTCGCAGACCGTGGCGCTCTCGCATCCCGAACGGGTGGAGCGCATGGTGCTGGTGAACTCCATCGGCCGGATGACCTACAGCCGGGGCAGGGGCCTGCTGATGGGCGTCTCCACCCTCGTCCCCTTCAAGCTGTTCGTCGCCGCCAACATCCAGCGGGCCTTCGCCCCCGGCTATCCCCGCGACGAGATCCGCGCGTACATCAAGTCCTCGGCGGACACCCCGCGCGAGGTGGTCATGACGCTGTACGGCGCCATGCGCGCCTTCGACGTGCTGGACCGGGCGGGAGAGATCCAGGCGCCGACCCTGATGATCCACGGCTACCACGACGTCCAGCTTCCGGTGCGGCAGATGCTGCGCATGGCCAAGGCCTGTCCGGACGCCACCGTCCGCATCCTCGACGCGGGCCATGAACTCCCCGTCGAGAAGCCGGCCGAACTGACGGCGGCGATCGACGCCTTCGTCAGCGTCGGGCCGGCGTCGCCCGCCCGGCCGTCGCCGCGCGCGCGGCTGTCGTAG
- a CDS encoding baeRF3 domain-containing protein, protein MEHALSPATLSELRRPRPYPAVSVLTPTHRREPESAQDRVRLRNVVAEAKKQLESDPAVSRERRADVAHQLDRALAEIDLAHTEDGLVIYAAPGEHQVWSLARAVPERVVFSDTFLTRNLVSAQAADRPFWVLSVSADRVTLWNGGADRVTEEHAGGFPLVRSQPNFDAERMERTGDLPSTFRDEGARQFLREADTALGRLLREHPRPLYVTGEQAALSLLDELGGVTRDAVHVAHGGLAHGTPDAVWQAVRPLHDAEARRDTAAVARELDSARGHKTFAAGVDELWRNAREGRIRLLAVEENYRVTVRDGGDHLVPAVSGDLDARDDIVDEIVEQCLETGAEVRFVPDGTLGDVDGMAGVLRY, encoded by the coding sequence ATGGAGCACGCACTCAGCCCAGCGACTCTCTCCGAACTGCGCCGCCCGCGCCCCTATCCCGCGGTGTCCGTGCTGACGCCGACGCACCGGCGGGAACCCGAGAGCGCCCAGGACCGGGTCCGGCTGCGCAATGTCGTGGCCGAGGCGAAGAAACAGCTGGAGAGCGACCCGGCGGTCAGCCGCGAGCGGCGCGCCGACGTCGCGCACCAGCTCGACCGGGCCCTCGCCGAGATCGATCTGGCGCACACCGAGGACGGCCTGGTCATCTACGCCGCCCCGGGTGAGCACCAGGTGTGGTCCCTGGCACGCGCCGTCCCCGAACGCGTCGTGTTCTCCGACACCTTTCTGACCCGCAACCTCGTCTCGGCCCAGGCCGCCGACCGACCGTTCTGGGTCCTGTCGGTCTCCGCCGACCGCGTCACGCTGTGGAACGGCGGCGCCGACCGCGTCACCGAGGAGCACGCAGGCGGATTCCCGCTGGTCAGGAGTCAGCCGAACTTCGACGCCGAGCGCATGGAGCGGACCGGCGACCTCCCCAGCACCTTCCGCGACGAAGGCGCCCGCCAGTTTCTGCGCGAGGCCGACACCGCCCTGGGCAGGCTGCTGCGGGAGCACCCCCGACCGCTGTACGTCACCGGCGAGCAGGCGGCGCTGTCGCTCCTCGACGAGCTGGGCGGAGTCACCCGGGACGCGGTGCACGTCGCACACGGCGGGCTCGCCCACGGCACGCCCGACGCCGTGTGGCAGGCGGTGCGCCCGCTGCACGACGCGGAGGCCCGCCGTGACACCGCGGCCGTCGCCCGGGAACTCGACTCGGCCCGCGGTCACAAGACGTTCGCGGCCGGCGTCGACGAGCTCTGGCGGAACGCCCGGGAGGGCCGGATCCGGCTGCTGGCGGTCGAGGAGAACTACCGCGTCACGGTCCGCGACGGCGGCGACCACCTCGTCCCCGCGGTGAGCGGTGATCTCGACGCCCGCGACGACATCGTGGACGAGATCGTCGAACAGTGCCTGGAGACGGGCGCCGAGGTGCGTTTCGTACCCGACGGCACGCTGGGCGACGTCGACGGGATGGCAGGCGTGCTGCGCTACTGA
- a CDS encoding Gfo/Idh/MocA family protein — protein MGDLLGVAVLGAGHMGADHIRRLDRVVSGARVAAVADPDAARAKEAATGIEGVTVHTEAEAALDAPGVEAVLIASPGPAHQEALLAAFARGLPVLCEKPMVPDSAGALRILEAEARLGRRLTQIGFMRRYDAGYRRLKALLDDGRLGRPLMLHCVHRNVSSPPGFTSAMLIDSSVSHEIDAARWLLGQELTAVTVRRPRPSSGAPQGLLDPQFVLFETDGGALVDVEIFVNCGFGYQVRCEAVCKAGSARIGDDQGVLVTTGGAAGADVPQDYLVRFADAYDREIQSWVDATRRGLVTGPTVWDGYAASAVAEAGIRALESDTCVPVELAPRPGLYSPAGP, from the coding sequence GTGGGTGACCTGCTGGGCGTGGCCGTACTGGGTGCCGGACACATGGGAGCCGACCACATACGCCGTCTCGACCGCGTGGTGAGCGGAGCCAGGGTCGCCGCTGTGGCCGATCCCGACGCCGCGCGCGCCAAGGAGGCCGCGACCGGGATCGAGGGGGTGACGGTCCACACGGAGGCCGAAGCCGCGCTGGACGCGCCCGGCGTCGAGGCCGTGCTGATCGCCTCCCCCGGCCCCGCGCACCAGGAGGCGCTTCTGGCGGCCTTCGCCCGCGGGCTCCCGGTGCTGTGCGAGAAGCCCATGGTGCCGGACTCGGCCGGGGCGCTGCGCATACTCGAGGCGGAGGCCCGGCTGGGGCGACGGCTGACGCAGATCGGGTTCATGCGGCGCTACGACGCCGGGTACCGCAGGCTCAAGGCGCTGCTGGACGACGGGCGGCTCGGGCGGCCGTTGATGCTGCACTGCGTGCACCGCAACGTCTCCTCGCCGCCGGGCTTCACCAGCGCGATGCTGATCGACAGCTCCGTCTCGCACGAGATCGACGCGGCCCGCTGGCTGCTCGGCCAGGAGCTGACCGCGGTCACCGTGCGGCGCCCGCGCCCCTCCTCCGGCGCCCCGCAGGGTCTGCTCGACCCGCAGTTCGTGCTCTTCGAGACCGACGGGGGCGCCCTGGTGGACGTGGAGATCTTCGTCAACTGCGGCTTCGGGTACCAGGTGCGCTGCGAGGCCGTGTGCAAGGCGGGCAGCGCACGCATCGGCGACGACCAGGGGGTGCTCGTCACCACAGGCGGCGCCGCCGGTGCGGACGTGCCCCAGGACTACCTCGTGCGGTTCGCGGACGCCTACGACCGCGAGATCCAGAGCTGGGTCGACGCCACCCGGCGCGGGCTGGTGACCGGCCCCACCGTCTGGGACGGCTACGCGGCCTCCGCCGTCGCCGAGGCCGGGATCCGGGCCCTGGAGAGCGACACGTGCGTCCCGGTCGAACTCGCCCCGCGCCCCGGTCTGTACAGTCCGGCCGGACCCTGA
- a CDS encoding SsgA family sporulation/cell division regulator, with protein MDITLEQPVRARLITAEDQELPVPATLRYDSLDPFAVHVDFPREVSLAGEAVTWTFGRTLLEEGVNGPAGSGDVHIWPCGPVRTVVEFHSPLGLALLQFDTAALRRFLLRSYAVVAAGREDVGAAVDQGLEALLGNV; from the coding sequence ATGGACATCACTCTGGAACAACCCGTCCGCGCCCGCTTGATCACCGCGGAGGACCAGGAGCTGCCCGTGCCCGCCACGCTCCGCTACGACTCCCTGGACCCCTTCGCCGTGCACGTCGACTTCCCGAGGGAGGTCTCCCTCGCTGGTGAGGCCGTCACCTGGACCTTCGGCAGGACTCTGCTGGAGGAAGGCGTGAACGGTCCGGCCGGCAGCGGGGACGTGCACATCTGGCCCTGCGGACCGGTCCGTACGGTGGTGGAGTTCCACTCGCCGCTCGGCCTGGCCCTGCTCCAGTTCGACACGGCCGCCCTGCGCCGGTTCCTGCTGCGCAGCTACGCCGTGGTCGCGGCGGGCCGGGAGGATGTCGGCGCCGCCGTCGACCAGGGCCTGGAGGCACTGCTCGGCAATGTCTGA
- a CDS encoding PP2C family protein-serine/threonine phosphatase codes for MPPHVSADRSAAQPPGRGPVDALITQTRRLKGDMDAVRQDARGDAADPQGRWQRALYDLALHQLDDLDTHLAQLRDGPPPVPPAEPAPAAPRRESLLSRVGSAEWNLLTDEAVWSEELYGILGRDPAAPALTLDELPALVHDEDRAQLTAMVTDCLVDARPIDGEFRVVRPDGEHRTVHMMGEPVLDAEGGTTSMWAVLRDVSELRRSQRAVRESRDSLQRQRYRAQTEHRLAVELQEAVLPPWRGSPRLPHQGPRSLDLAAHYLPAATTSQIGGDWYDALELSDGHTLLSVGDLTGHGPTVTSTTAMLLGALRGMAMAGTRPAQLMSWLDQLLDTTVQPALGSAVCCRYRPDTRTLMWAQAGHPAPLLFRDGTGRRLDAPQGVLLGATARAVYGQAEETLEKGDLLLLHTDGLAPADRLLGLAPRLGGARTAQECVRMVVEECGESERADDACVLVARVTR; via the coding sequence ATGCCCCCCCACGTCTCTGCGGACCGCTCAGCCGCCCAGCCGCCGGGGCGCGGCCCGGTCGACGCGCTGATCACGCAGACACGGCGGCTCAAGGGCGACATGGACGCCGTACGGCAGGACGCCCGCGGCGACGCGGCGGACCCGCAGGGCCGCTGGCAGCGCGCGCTCTACGACCTGGCGCTGCATCAACTCGACGACCTCGACACGCATCTGGCCCAGCTGCGGGACGGCCCGCCGCCCGTGCCGCCCGCCGAGCCCGCACCGGCCGCGCCCCGGCGCGAGTCGCTGCTCAGCCGGGTCGGCAGCGCGGAGTGGAATCTGCTGACGGACGAGGCGGTCTGGTCCGAGGAGCTCTACGGGATCCTCGGCCGCGACCCCGCCGCTCCCGCGCTCACCCTCGACGAACTGCCCGCGCTCGTCCACGACGAGGACCGGGCGCAGCTGACGGCGATGGTCACCGACTGTCTCGTCGACGCCCGGCCCATCGACGGCGAGTTCCGCGTCGTACGCCCGGACGGCGAACACCGCACCGTGCACATGATGGGCGAGCCCGTGCTCGACGCCGAGGGCGGCACCACCTCGATGTGGGCCGTCCTGCGGGACGTCAGCGAACTGCGCCGCAGCCAGCGGGCGGTGCGCGAGAGCCGTGACTCGCTCCAGCGGCAGCGGTACCGCGCCCAGACCGAACACCGGCTGGCGGTGGAGCTCCAGGAGGCCGTGCTCCCTCCGTGGCGCGGCTCACCGCGCCTGCCGCACCAGGGCCCCCGCTCCCTCGACCTCGCCGCCCACTACCTGCCCGCCGCGACGACCTCACAGATCGGCGGCGACTGGTACGACGCGCTCGAACTCTCCGACGGGCACACGCTGCTCAGCGTCGGCGACCTCACCGGCCACGGTCCCACCGTCACGTCGACCACGGCGATGCTGCTGGGCGCCCTGCGCGGGATGGCCATGGCGGGCACCCGGCCGGCCCAACTGATGTCCTGGCTCGACCAGTTGCTGGACACCACGGTCCAACCGGCCCTGGGCAGCGCGGTCTGCTGCCGCTACCGGCCGGACACCCGCACCCTGATGTGGGCGCAGGCAGGACACCCCGCCCCGTTGCTGTTCCGCGACGGGACGGGACGCCGGCTGGACGCACCGCAGGGTGTGCTCCTCGGAGCCACCGCGCGCGCCGTCTACGGGCAGGCCGAGGAGACCCTCGAAAAGGGCGACCTGCTCCTGCTGCACACCGACGGACTGGCGCCCGCCGACCGCCTCCTCGGCCTGGCCCCTCGTCTGGGCGGGGCGCGCACCGCACAGGAGTGTGTGCGGATGGTCGTGGAGGAGTGCGGCGAGAGCGAACGCGCCGATGACGCCTGCGTGCTCGTCGCCCGGGTCACCCGGTGA
- a CDS encoding DNA-binding protein NsdB gives MSGQPNTRLSDLFGLAGWSKGELARLVNRQAAAMGHPQLSTDTSRVRRWIDMGEIPRDPVPRVLAALFTERLGRVVTMEDLGLVRHGRTGKRPGGGSVEHPDDVPWAPERTAAVLTEFTGMDLMLNRRGLVGAGAALAAGSALSSAMYEWLHTDPTLSSDAPVLDHPLLHHADPAGSDRYEAAPIGTEEVDELECSVEVFRAWDAARGGGLQRKAVVGQLNEVGGILAYRHPAHLQRRLWGVAANLAVLAGWMSHDVGLEPTAQKYFVIAAHAAREGGDRPRAGEALSRAARQMVHLGRPDEALDLMNLAQSGSGDNVLPRTRAMFHTIEAWAQASMGKGQAMRRTLGRAEDLFVSDKGDVTPPSWMQTFKDEDLYGMQALAYRTLAEFEPQAATHAQYYAEKALALRVDGRERSKIFDHLSMASACFIADDPEQADRFARLALMAMGSNSSRRTWDRLSQMYRLTAQYANYPRISELREEIVLALPKQKGSRASKGGNGAQV, from the coding sequence GTGAGCGGACAACCCAACACCCGCCTCTCGGACCTGTTCGGCCTGGCCGGCTGGTCCAAGGGCGAACTCGCGAGGCTGGTCAACCGGCAGGCGGCGGCCATGGGCCACCCCCAGCTGTCGACCGACACCTCGCGGGTGCGGCGGTGGATCGACATGGGAGAGATCCCGCGCGATCCGGTGCCGCGGGTGCTGGCGGCCCTGTTCACCGAGCGTCTCGGCCGTGTCGTGACCATGGAGGACCTCGGTCTGGTCCGGCACGGGCGTACAGGGAAACGGCCCGGCGGCGGGAGTGTGGAACATCCCGACGATGTGCCGTGGGCGCCCGAACGGACTGCTGCGGTCCTCACCGAATTCACGGGAATGGACCTCATGCTCAACCGACGCGGCTTGGTGGGCGCGGGTGCCGCGCTCGCCGCGGGATCAGCTCTCAGCAGTGCCATGTACGAGTGGCTGCACACCGACCCCACCCTCTCCTCCGACGCTCCTGTCCTCGACCATCCCCTCCTGCACCATGCCGACCCCGCCGGGTCCGACCGCTACGAGGCCGCCCCCATCGGAACGGAGGAGGTGGACGAACTCGAGTGCTCGGTCGAGGTGTTCCGGGCCTGGGACGCGGCCCGCGGAGGCGGTCTGCAGCGCAAGGCCGTCGTGGGACAGCTCAACGAAGTGGGCGGCATCCTCGCCTACCGCCATCCCGCCCATCTCCAGCGACGCCTCTGGGGTGTCGCGGCAAACCTCGCCGTTCTCGCGGGCTGGATGTCGCACGACGTCGGTCTGGAGCCCACGGCCCAGAAGTACTTCGTCATCGCCGCCCATGCCGCACGAGAGGGCGGTGACCGGCCGCGGGCCGGTGAGGCGCTCTCCCGGGCGGCCCGTCAGATGGTCCATCTCGGGCGGCCCGACGAGGCCCTCGACCTGATGAACCTCGCCCAGTCCGGTTCCGGCGACAACGTACTGCCGCGCACCCGGGCGATGTTCCACACCATCGAGGCCTGGGCGCAGGCGTCGATGGGCAAGGGCCAGGCCATGCGCCGCACCCTCGGCCGGGCGGAGGACCTCTTCGTCTCCGACAAGGGCGATGTCACCCCGCCGTCCTGGATGCAGACCTTCAAGGACGAGGATCTGTACGGCATGCAGGCGCTGGCCTACCGCACGCTGGCCGAGTTCGAGCCGCAGGCGGCCACGCACGCCCAGTACTACGCGGAGAAGGCGCTGGCGCTGCGCGTCGACGGGCGGGAACGGTCGAAGATCTTCGACCATCTGTCCATGGCGTCCGCCTGCTTCATCGCCGACGACCCCGAGCAGGCGGACCGGTTCGCCCGGCTGGCCCTGATGGCGATGGGGTCGAACTCCTCCAGGCGTACCTGGGACCGGCTGAGCCAGATGTACCGGCTCACCGCGCAGTACGCCAACTACCCGAGGATCAGCGAACTGCGTGAGGAGATCGTGCTGGCGCTGCCGAAGCAGAAGGGCAGCAGGGCAAGCAAGGGGGGCAACGGCGCTCAGGTGTGA
- a CDS encoding aminoglycoside phosphotransferase family protein gives MYAASSSVSAPPRSLHTRPGGGGPYLDPAARSAAPALGAGTARRPAGLGTQPLSGRLDLSGPQGAQLRTAIASVHRICPEFAPVQVLRRSGRSVLLVGTTGRSTAVAKCLLDHSPVWAEQIRHEIAAYRTFVRHRPPVRAPRLIAADPDNCTLVIERMPGRAAALQRHPTEAPPRADVRAALGAICRLNAWRPPAGTFDAPLDYAARIARYHELGLLTDRDMGDLQKLLHGIAATAGRQGMGQFCHGDALLSNILLSPAGPVLVDWEHAGWYLPGYDLATLWSALGDAPVARRQISQIAQSAGPASRDAFLVNLMLVLTREIRTYETAVQRSMHDGGPTAPGAQPGGAPSGEEQRLLLRRLHDDCQLARRAVRAAVGTR, from the coding sequence ATGTACGCAGCATCGTCCTCCGTGTCCGCCCCGCCCCGGTCGCTGCACACCCGCCCGGGCGGCGGCGGCCCCTACCTCGACCCCGCCGCGCGGTCGGCGGCTCCCGCGCTCGGCGCCGGGACGGCCCGGCGTCCCGCGGGGCTCGGCACGCAACCGCTCAGCGGGAGACTCGACCTGTCCGGCCCCCAGGGCGCCCAGCTGCGCACCGCGATCGCGTCCGTGCACCGGATCTGCCCGGAGTTCGCCCCGGTGCAGGTCCTGCGCCGCAGCGGACGCTCGGTGCTGCTGGTGGGTACGACGGGCCGCAGCACGGCGGTCGCCAAGTGTTTACTCGACCACTCCCCCGTATGGGCCGAGCAGATCCGGCACGAAATAGCCGCGTACCGCACGTTCGTCCGGCACCGCCCTCCGGTGCGGGCGCCGAGACTGATCGCGGCGGACCCGGACAACTGCACACTGGTGATCGAGCGGATGCCGGGCCGGGCGGCCGCACTCCAGCGGCACCCCACCGAGGCCCCTCCGCGGGCTGACGTCCGGGCGGCACTCGGCGCGATCTGCCGGCTCAACGCCTGGCGGCCTCCGGCGGGGACGTTCGACGCCCCCCTCGACTACGCCGCACGTATCGCCCGCTATCACGAGCTGGGTCTGCTCACCGACCGGGACATGGGCGACCTCCAGAAGCTGCTGCACGGCATCGCGGCCACCGCGGGCCGGCAGGGCATGGGCCAGTTCTGCCACGGCGACGCCCTCCTGTCGAACATCCTTCTCTCACCGGCCGGTCCAGTGCTGGTGGACTGGGAGCACGCGGGTTGGTATCTGCCGGGCTACGACCTGGCGACGCTGTGGTCGGCGCTGGGCGACGCGCCGGTGGCGCGCCGTCAGATCAGTCAGATCGCCCAGTCGGCGGGCCCGGCCTCACGTGACGCCTTCCTGGTGAACCTGATGCTGGTCCTGACCCGCGAGATCCGTACCTACGAGACGGCCGTGCAGCGTTCGATGCACGACGGCGGCCCGACGGCCCCGGGGGCCCAACCGGGCGGCGCGCCGTCCGGCGAGGAACAGCGCCTGCTGCTGCGACGGCTGCACGACGACTGCCAGCTGGCCCGTCGGGCCGTACGTGCGGCGGTCGGCACCCGCTGA